The following are encoded in a window of Impatiens glandulifera chromosome 5, dImpGla2.1, whole genome shotgun sequence genomic DNA:
- the LOC124938986 gene encoding beta-glucosidase 12-like has translation MEKQFALAQVIFFSCFIIVYCQAAIDENYGISSLNRSSFPHGFIFGAASSSYQYEGAANEGGRKPSLWDTYTHKHPERIDDHSTGDVAIDSYHKYKIDVQYLKDMNMDAYRISIAWPRIIPTGKLKDGVNKEGIQYYNDLINELLAQGKIPFVTIFHWDIPQPLEDEYSGFLSPLVVRDFVDYVDICFKEFGDRVKHWITLNEAWTFAVNGYAAGILAPGRCSPFVSNCTGGNSATEPYMVMHNQLLAHGAAVKLYRDKYQEYQKGTIGITNVCHWFEPLTKSKRDLEASEVALDFMCGWVMDPLVNGDYPKSMRRLVGSRLPRFTKVQSDLVKGSFNFIGLNYYTANYATFSSKVNNNGLLSYTTDARVNQTSQRNGIDIGAKTASVWLYVYPKGIRNILLYIKNKYNNPLIYITENGVDEFNNATIPLKEALQDKHRITFYNSHFFYLKQAIEKGSNVKGYFAWSLMDNFEWNSGYTVRFGINYVDYKDNNKRYPKLSSKWFTKFLAK, from the exons ATGGAGAAGCAATTTGCCCTTGCGCAAGTTATCTTCTTCTCATGTTTCATTATCGTTTATTGTCAAGCTGCCATTGATGAAAACTATGGCATTTCTTCTCTCAACAGAAGCAGCTTTCCTCATGGCTTTATTTTTGGAGCAGCTTCTTCTTCCTATCAG TATGAAGGAGCAGCAAATGAAGGAGGCAGGAAACCAAGCTTGTGGGATACATATACTCACAAACATCCAG AAAGAATAGACGACCACAGCACCGGAGATGTTGCAATCGATTCTTATCACAAATATAAA ATTGACGTCCaatatttgaaagacatgaacatGGATGCTTACAGAATTTCAATTGCATGGCCTAGAATAATCCCAA CCGGAAAGCTAAAGGATGGTGTGAACAAAGAAGGCATCCAATATTATAACGATCTAATAAACGAGTTGCTGGCTCAAG gtaAAATCCCGTTCGTGACTATCTTCCATTGGGATATTCCTCAACCCTTAGAAGATGAGTACAGCGGTTTCTTGAGTCCTCTCGTTGT GCGAGATTTTGTAGACTACGTAGACATTTGTTTTAAGGAATTTGGAGATCGAGTGAAGCATTGGATTACACTAAACGAGGCATGGACATTTGCTGTGAACGGTTACGCAGCTGGAATTCTAGCTCCGGGTCGTTGCTCTCCTTTTGTCTCAAATTGTACAGGTGGAAATTCTGCAACAGAACCTTATATGGTGATGCACAACCAACTTCTCGCCCATGGGGCGGCGGTGAAACTTTACCGCGATAAATATCAA gaATACCAAAAGGGTACCATTGGAATTACAAATGTATGTCATTGGTTCGAGCCACTCACCAAATCAAAGCGAGATCTTGAAGCCTCTGAGGTAGCTCTTGACTTCATGTGTGGATG GGTTATGGATCCATTGGTTAATGGTGATTATCCGAAATCCATGCGTCGTCTCGTTGGCTCAAGACTGCCCAGATTCACTAAAGTACAATCTGATCTAGTGAAAGGATCATTCAATTTTATAGGACTCAATTATTACACAGCAAATTATGCAACTTTTTCATCAAAGGTTAACAATAATGGTCTTCTAAGTTATACAACAGATGCTAGAGTGAATCAAACTT CCCAACGCAATGGAATAGATATTGGTGCAAAG ACTGCTTCAGTATGGCTCTATGTTTATCCAAAAGGAATTCGGAATATTCTCctctacataaaaaataaatataacaaccCACTTATATATATCACTGAAAATG GAGTTGATGAATTCAACAATGCGACAATACCACTTAAGGAAGCCTTGCAAGATAAACACAGGATTACATTCTACAATAGCCATTTCTTTTACCTCAAACAAGCAATTGA AAAAGGTTCAAATGTGAAAGGTTATTTTGCGTGGTCTCTAATGGACAATTTTGAATGGAACTCGGGATATACAGTTCGCTTTGGTATCAATTATGTGGATTACAAGGACAACAATAAGAGATATCCGAAACTTTCATCCAAATGGTTTACCAAGTTTTTGGCGAAATAa